One window from the genome of Gloeomargarita sp. SRBZ-1_bins_9 encodes:
- the psbU gene encoding photosystem II complex extrinsic protein PsbU, which yields MKALWRGLCWLGVALALWWGLQQPVWAGTEGVRPGLNNVEAKLATAYGKKIDLNNTNITAFKKLRGMYPTIAKLIVANAPYEKVEDVLNIPGLTDQQKEILRSHLDAFTVTEPEAALVIDRINNGIYR from the coding sequence ATGAAAGCGTTGTGGCGTGGTCTGTGCTGGTTAGGGGTGGCCCTGGCCCTGTGGTGGGGTTTACAGCAGCCGGTCTGGGCAGGGACGGAGGGTGTCCGCCCGGGTCTCAACAACGTGGAGGCCAAACTGGCAACCGCCTACGGTAAGAAGATTGACCTCAACAACACCAACATCACGGCCTTCAAGAAGTTGCGGGGCATGTACCCGACGATTGCCAAGTTGATCGTGGCGAACGCCCCCTACGAAAAGGTGGAGGACGTGCTGAATATCCCCGGCCTGACGGATCAGCAGAAGGAAATTCTCCGGTCCCATCTGGATGCCTTTACCGTCACGGAACCGGAGGCGGCCCTGGTGATTGACCGGATCAATAACGGGATTTACCGCTAA
- the nadB gene encoding L-aspartate oxidase, which produces MTVPPADWDVLVIGGGAAGLYGALSLPKDLRVGLLTKDPLELSASGWAQGGIAAVTDPEDSYALHVQDTLQAGAGLCDLPAVEFLVSQGAACIQRLLALGVAFDRYGEGLALALEAAHSRPRILHAADSTGRELVSTLTEQVLQQPHIQVLERALAVDLWVEADRCGGVWVWYQGRWQTWRGRAVVLATGGGGQLFTPTTNPPASTGDGVAMAWRAGATLRDVEFVQFHPTALAIPGAPALLISEAVRGEGAYLLNDQGERFMLRYHPQGELAPRYIVSRAIFQELQRTGQNHVWLDMRPIDPDRLAHRFPHILNTCRQWGLDPRKELIPVAPAAHYWMGGVWTDLQARTSLPGLYAIGEVASTGVHGANRLASNSLLECLVFGGQLAAIELGTWPSGEPPALVTGAVDRAWLETVRQQLPRLMGRRAGIARDEEGLSLALQQVQAWRRAFPALAPASEDFALVRLWSETRNLLDCAYLVLQSALRRRESRGSHYRLDYPEPSPAFQVHTLIQGDRWQWAPIAQVAA; this is translated from the coding sequence ATGACCGTGCCACCAGCAGATTGGGATGTCCTAGTCATCGGCGGTGGCGCGGCGGGTTTGTACGGGGCGCTATCTCTGCCGAAAGACCTGCGGGTGGGACTGCTGACCAAGGACCCCCTGGAGTTGTCGGCCAGCGGTTGGGCGCAGGGGGGGATTGCGGCGGTCACGGACCCGGAGGATTCCTACGCGTTGCACGTGCAGGATACGTTGCAGGCGGGGGCGGGGTTGTGTGACCTCCCAGCGGTGGAATTTTTAGTTTCCCAGGGGGCGGCCTGTATCCAGCGGCTGTTGGCATTGGGGGTGGCCTTTGACCGCTATGGGGAGGGGTTGGCCTTGGCGCTGGAGGCGGCCCACTCCCGGCCCCGGATTCTCCATGCTGCCGATAGTACGGGGCGGGAACTGGTGAGTACCCTGACGGAGCAGGTCCTGCAGCAACCCCACATCCAGGTGCTGGAACGGGCGCTGGCGGTGGATCTGTGGGTGGAGGCGGATCGGTGTGGAGGGGTGTGGGTGTGGTACCAGGGCCGGTGGCAGACCTGGCGAGGGCGAGCGGTGGTGTTGGCCACCGGTGGGGGGGGACAGTTGTTTACACCAACGACTAATCCGCCGGCCAGTACGGGGGACGGGGTGGCCATGGCCTGGCGGGCGGGGGCGACGCTGCGGGATGTGGAGTTTGTCCAGTTTCACCCCACGGCCCTGGCAATTCCTGGAGCGCCGGCCTTGCTTATTTCCGAAGCGGTACGGGGGGAAGGGGCCTATTTGCTGAATGACCAGGGGGAGCGGTTTATGCTGCGCTATCACCCCCAGGGGGAATTGGCCCCCCGCTACATTGTCAGCCGCGCCATTTTCCAGGAGTTGCAGCGCACCGGCCAAAACCATGTCTGGTTGGATATGCGCCCCATTGACCCGGACCGGCTGGCCCACCGGTTTCCCCATATCCTGAACACCTGCCGCCAATGGGGTTTGGACCCCCGCAAGGAGTTGATCCCGGTGGCACCGGCGGCCCACTACTGGATGGGAGGCGTATGGACGGATTTGCAAGCCCGCACCAGCTTGCCCGGTCTGTACGCCATTGGGGAAGTGGCCAGCACAGGGGTCCACGGGGCCAATCGCCTGGCCAGCAATTCCCTGCTGGAGTGCCTGGTGTTCGGGGGGCAATTGGCCGCCATCGAGTTGGGCACCTGGCCGTCAGGGGAACCTCCAGCTCTGGTCACTGGTGCGGTGGATAGGGCGTGGTTAGAGACCGTGCGGCAGCAATTGCCCCGGTTGATGGGCCGGCGGGCGGGGATCGCGCGAGACGAGGAAGGACTCAGCCTGGCGCTGCAACAGGTGCAGGCGTGGCGACGGGCGTTCCCGGCATTGGCCCCCGCCAGTGAGGACTTTGCCCTGGTGCGCCTCTGGAGCGAGACCCGCAATCTCTTGGACTGTGCCTATTTGGTGTTACAGAGCGCCCTGCGGCGGCGGGAATCCCGGGGGAGCCACTACCGTCTGGACTATCCCGAACCGTCGCCAGCGTTCCAGGTCCACACCCTGATCCAGGGGGACCGGTGGCAGTGGGCGCCCATAGCCCAAGTGGCTGCCTGA
- the cphA gene encoding cyanophycin synthetase, with amino-acid sequence MRILQMLILRGPNYWSIRRHRLIVLRLDLEDWEDRYTDQLRGFYADLVDLLPSLEEHACSPGCRGGFLQRVREGTLLGHVVEHVALELQTLAGMPVSFGRTRETSTPGVYNVVYEYQYERAGRYAGRAAVRICDTLAAGRRYPRRELEADLAELRDLRQAASLGITTDALVQEAERRGIPWVCLPAWDIVQLGYGIHQRRLQAAQTDRTSILGVELAGDKASTKRLLQAAGMPVPKGEVIRRRDDLAEAIDIAGGFPVVIKPLDGNHGRGVTLNIRTYSDAEQAYNRAKAESKSGAVMVERYHPGNDYRVLVVGGQVVAVAQRLPAHVVGDGRSTIRELVDQLNRDPCRGEGHANVLTRIELDEASEWVLRQQGYHLDTILRLGEIAYLKNTANLSTGGMAVDCTDQIHPENRWLCERAARWVGLDIAGIDVITPDIGQPLRQVDGVIVEVNAAPGLRMHLQPSAGTPRNVCAPILDLLFPQGQTGEIPIIAITGTNGKTTTTRLTAYLCQQTGRVVGYTTTDGTYIGPHLVEPGDNTGPQSARLILNDPTVEIAVLESARGGILRSGLAFSRCQVGVVLNVADDHLGSYDIDTLEQMAMVKSVVAEVVRPEGLAVLNAEDELVAAMARRVKSRVAYFSLNPDHPVLRQHQQQGGLGATVRDGDILLVEGERYTPLLPVQEVPLTLGGTVRFMVANALAATLAAYGVGVSLEQIRQGLRSFQASVEQTPGRMNLLPVRDFFVLIDYAHNAHGYRAVGDFVRTWRKGERIGVIGAPGDRRDEDLREIGRVAAHLFDQLIVKEDDDTRGRRRGEAADWIARGVQERRDNPVMQVILDETEAIQTALRQARSGDLVVIFPESVRRALDLVCQAQQP; translated from the coding sequence ATGCGCATCCTACAGATGTTGATCCTGCGGGGGCCGAATTACTGGAGTATCCGGCGGCACCGGCTGATCGTGTTGCGGCTAGACCTGGAGGACTGGGAGGACCGCTATACGGACCAACTGCGCGGCTTCTACGCGGACCTGGTGGACCTGTTGCCGTCCCTGGAGGAACATGCCTGCTCGCCGGGCTGCCGGGGGGGATTCCTCCAACGGGTGCGGGAGGGGACGTTGCTGGGCCATGTGGTGGAACATGTGGCCCTGGAATTGCAGACCTTGGCGGGGATGCCCGTAAGTTTTGGCCGCACCCGGGAGACGTCCACCCCTGGGGTCTATAACGTGGTGTATGAGTACCAGTATGAACGAGCGGGACGTTACGCTGGCCGGGCAGCAGTGCGCATTTGCGATACGTTGGCGGCGGGACGGCGTTACCCCCGGCGGGAGCTGGAGGCCGACCTGGCCGAACTGCGGGACTTGCGGCAGGCCGCTTCCCTAGGCATCACCACCGACGCCCTGGTGCAGGAGGCGGAACGCCGGGGGATTCCCTGGGTGTGCCTGCCGGCGTGGGACATCGTGCAACTGGGCTATGGCATCCATCAACGCCGGCTCCAGGCTGCCCAAACGGACCGGACGAGCATTTTGGGGGTGGAATTGGCCGGGGACAAAGCCAGCACCAAACGGCTGCTCCAGGCGGCAGGGATGCCGGTGCCCAAGGGAGAGGTCATTCGACGGCGGGATGACCTGGCGGAGGCCATTGACATCGCTGGCGGCTTTCCGGTGGTGATCAAACCCCTAGACGGCAACCATGGCCGGGGGGTTACGTTGAACATCCGTACCTACTCGGACGCGGAGCAGGCTTACAACCGGGCCAAGGCCGAATCCAAAAGCGGCGCGGTGATGGTAGAACGCTATCACCCAGGCAACGATTACCGGGTACTGGTGGTGGGGGGACAGGTGGTGGCGGTGGCCCAGCGCCTTCCAGCCCATGTGGTGGGGGATGGGCGCTCCACGATTCGAGAACTGGTGGACCAATTAAACCGGGACCCGTGCCGAGGGGAAGGCCATGCTAACGTACTGACCCGCATCGAATTAGACGAGGCCAGCGAGTGGGTGTTGCGCCAGCAGGGATATCACCTAGATACCATCCTGCGCCTTGGGGAAATCGCCTACCTGAAAAACACGGCCAATCTGAGCACCGGCGGCATGGCGGTGGACTGTACCGACCAGATACACCCGGAAAACCGTTGGCTGTGTGAACGGGCAGCCCGCTGGGTGGGTTTGGACATTGCGGGAATCGATGTGATCACCCCCGATATCGGTCAGCCCTTGCGCCAAGTAGACGGGGTCATCGTGGAGGTCAACGCCGCCCCGGGTTTGCGGATGCACCTACAACCCAGCGCCGGTACTCCCCGCAATGTCTGCGCCCCGATTCTGGATTTGCTATTTCCCCAAGGGCAAACGGGGGAGATTCCCATCATCGCCATCACGGGTACCAACGGCAAAACCACCACCACCCGCTTGACAGCGTACCTGTGTCAGCAGACGGGCCGCGTGGTGGGCTATACGACGACCGACGGCACCTACATCGGCCCCCATTTGGTGGAACCGGGCGATAACACGGGTCCCCAGAGCGCTCGCCTGATTCTCAACGACCCCACAGTGGAGATTGCCGTTTTGGAAAGTGCCCGGGGAGGCATTCTCCGGTCGGGGTTGGCCTTTAGCCGTTGCCAGGTGGGGGTGGTGCTCAATGTGGCCGACGACCACCTGGGCAGCTACGACATTGACACCCTAGAGCAAATGGCCATGGTCAAAAGCGTGGTGGCGGAGGTGGTGCGACCGGAGGGGCTGGCAGTGCTCAACGCCGAGGATGAACTGGTGGCGGCCATGGCCCGGCGGGTGAAAAGTCGGGTGGCCTACTTTAGTCTCAACCCAGACCATCCGGTGTTGCGCCAGCACCAGCAGCAGGGGGGTCTAGGGGCCACGGTGCGGGACGGGGATATCCTCCTGGTGGAGGGGGAACGCTACACCCCGCTGTTGCCGGTTCAGGAGGTACCCTTGACCCTGGGAGGGACGGTGCGGTTTATGGTGGCCAATGCCCTGGCGGCGACCCTGGCAGCCTATGGGGTGGGGGTGTCCCTGGAGCAGATTCGCCAGGGGTTGCGCAGTTTCCAGGCGTCGGTGGAGCAAACCCCAGGCCGCATGAATCTGTTGCCGGTCCGGGACTTCTTTGTCCTGATTGACTACGCCCACAATGCCCACGGCTACCGGGCGGTGGGGGACTTTGTTCGCACCTGGCGTAAAGGAGAGCGCATCGGTGTCATCGGGGCGCCTGGGGACCGGCGGGATGAGGACCTGCGGGAAATCGGGCGGGTGGCGGCGCACCTGTTTGACCAGCTGATTGTCAAGGAGGACGACGATACCCGAGGCCGCCGGCGGGGAGAGGCTGCAGATTGGATAGCCAGGGGGGTGCAGGAACGACGGGACAACCCCGTGATGCAGGTTATCCTCGATGAAACTGAGGCGATACAAACGGCGCTCCGCCAGGCCCGCAGCGGTGATCTGGTGGTGATTTTCCCCGAAAGCGTTCGTCGCGCCCTGGACCTGGTGTGCCAAGCCCAACAGCCGTGA
- the era gene encoding GTPase Era: MSEDFRSGFVALIGRPNVGKSTLLNRLVGQKVAITSPVAQTTRNRLRGILTLAQGQIILVDTPGIHKPHHRLGEILVQNAQGVVKAVDLVLFLVDGSQPAGAGDQFIAHWLATQKTPVVLGLNKCDAQPPNQAAAIIQSYQQLLPEAPLLTFSALTGEGIPTLQERLLQMLPPGPCYYPPDLVTDQPERFLMAELIREQILHLTREEVPHSVAVTIDQVEELPKVTRILATIIVERPSQKAIIIGHQGQMLKTIGSRARAEMQKLVDGPVYLELFVKVEPKWRETPHLLRDLGYRPEP, encoded by the coding sequence GTGAGTGAGGATTTTCGCTCTGGGTTTGTGGCCCTGATTGGCCGCCCTAACGTGGGGAAATCCACCCTGCTCAATCGTCTGGTGGGGCAAAAAGTGGCCATCACATCACCGGTGGCCCAGACCACCCGCAACCGGCTGCGCGGCATTCTCACCCTTGCTCAGGGCCAGATCATCCTGGTAGATACACCGGGCATTCACAAGCCCCACCACCGTTTGGGAGAAATCCTGGTGCAAAACGCCCAAGGGGTGGTCAAAGCCGTGGACCTGGTGCTGTTTCTGGTGGATGGCAGTCAACCGGCAGGGGCCGGGGACCAGTTCATCGCCCACTGGCTGGCCACCCAGAAAACCCCGGTGGTGCTTGGCCTGAACAAATGTGACGCCCAACCCCCAAACCAGGCGGCGGCCATCATCCAGAGCTACCAGCAACTGTTGCCGGAGGCGCCCTTGCTGACGTTTTCGGCCTTGACGGGGGAGGGGATTCCCACTTTGCAGGAGCGGTTGTTACAGATGCTGCCCCCCGGCCCCTGTTACTACCCCCCCGACCTGGTCACTGACCAGCCCGAGCGTTTCCTGATGGCAGAACTCATCCGGGAACAGATTTTACATTTAACTCGCGAGGAAGTGCCCCATTCGGTGGCGGTCACCATTGACCAGGTGGAAGAGCTGCCCAAGGTTACCCGCATCCTCGCCACCATCATCGTGGAGCGGCCGTCCCAAAAAGCCATCATCATCGGCCACCAGGGGCAAATGCTCAAAACCATTGGCAGCCGCGCCCGCGCCGAGATGCAAAAATTGGTGGATGGTCCGGTGTACCTGGAACTGTTTGTCAAGGTGGAACCCAAATGGCGGGAAACACCCCATCTACTGCGGGACTTGGGCTACCGCCCGGAGCCTTAA
- a CDS encoding dihydroorotase gives MLLRQVRRLDPLTQREEVTDVWLRQGKIHAVGPHLPLTEGVAEYPAQGCWLGPGLVDLYSQSSEPGYEGRETLAQLIHQALTGGFTQVALLPHTQPVLDNAAAVTWWQEQQSRCPVHLHLWGALTQETKGEQMAQLRELAQAGVVGFGEARPCVRWDLLQQILLYVRPLGKPLLLWPRAEVSHGVARPGVWSVTLGLPEMPVAAESAVLAGILEWVRLYPTPVHLMRLSTARAVALVAQAKDAGLPVTASTPWTHLLWDSSHLSGYNPYLRFDPPLGNPDDRQALIRGVKTGVIDAIAVDHQAYTYEEKMVPLALAPPGIPGFGVALPYLWAGLVVTGALTPLELWSALSVKPLTCLGLSPDPSPTPVLFAPQEPVTQTLPLPGAPQGRVYTPLTLD, from the coding sequence GTGCTGCTGCGACAGGTGCGTCGGCTGGACCCCCTGACCCAGCGGGAGGAAGTCACCGATGTCTGGCTCCGGCAGGGGAAAATCCACGCTGTTGGCCCTCATCTTCCCCTGACAGAAGGGGTGGCGGAGTATCCGGCCCAAGGGTGCTGGCTGGGACCGGGACTGGTGGACCTCTACAGCCAGAGCAGCGAACCGGGTTACGAAGGGCGCGAGACCCTGGCCCAGCTAATACACCAGGCTCTGACGGGGGGCTTTACCCAAGTCGCGCTACTGCCCCACACCCAGCCCGTCCTGGACAATGCCGCGGCAGTCACCTGGTGGCAGGAGCAACAAAGCCGGTGCCCGGTACACCTACATCTGTGGGGGGCCTTGACCCAGGAGACCAAGGGCGAACAGATGGCACAACTGCGGGAATTGGCCCAGGCGGGGGTGGTGGGGTTTGGGGAAGCCCGACCCTGTGTGCGCTGGGACCTGCTTCAACAAATCCTGCTTTATGTCCGACCCCTGGGCAAACCCCTGCTACTGTGGCCCCGGGCGGAAGTGAGTCATGGCGTAGCCCGGCCCGGGGTGTGGAGCGTTACGCTGGGGTTGCCGGAGATGCCGGTGGCGGCCGAAAGTGCTGTGTTAGCCGGCATTCTGGAGTGGGTGCGGTTGTATCCAACGCCGGTGCACCTAATGCGCCTTTCGACTGCCCGTGCCGTCGCCCTGGTAGCCCAAGCCAAGGATGCGGGTTTGCCGGTGACCGCCAGTACCCCTTGGACCCACCTGCTGTGGGATAGCAGCCACTTGAGCGGCTATAACCCCTATCTACGCTTCGACCCACCCTTGGGGAACCCCGACGACCGGCAGGCCCTGATTCGGGGAGTGAAAACCGGTGTGATTGACGCCATTGCCGTTGACCATCAAGCCTACACCTATGAGGAGAAAATGGTACCCTTGGCCCTGGCGCCCCCAGGCATTCCCGGCTTCGGCGTCGCCTTGCCCTATCTCTGGGCGGGCTTGGTGGTCACTGGCGCCTTGACTCCCCTAGAACTCTGGTCGGCTTTGAGCGTCAAACCTCTGACCTGCTTAGGCCTGTCGCCGGACCCTTCTCCCACTCCGGTTCTGTTCGCTCCCCAGGAACCAGTCACTCAGACGCTACCTTTGCCCGGCGCGCCCCAAGGACGGGTGTACACCCCCTTAACCCTGGATTAA
- a CDS encoding Crp/Fnr family transcriptional regulator, whose product MTIAARPAPGASWREWVATALELAGKARCERFFGRLAYLPLTGDGLWQVRQGVVQLTVTQASGDEVLVGLAGPGMPVGLPLTGLPTHQAQALTDVYAVWLTLADLERSGTLAQALLFPLMRRLRQTEHLLVITAGQRRVQERLRHLLLLLMQEVGQPVEQGVRLEVRLTHQSLANAIGTSRVTCTRLLGRFQDWGWITWGPDRHLVILPAMPRTGDGRIEG is encoded by the coding sequence ATGACCATAGCGGCGCGACCAGCCCCAGGAGCGAGTTGGCGTGAATGGGTGGCAACGGCGCTGGAGTTAGCGGGTAAGGCGCGCTGCGAACGTTTTTTTGGCCGCTTAGCGTATCTTCCCCTGACCGGGGACGGCCTGTGGCAAGTGCGCCAGGGGGTCGTGCAGTTGACCGTGACCCAGGCGAGCGGTGATGAGGTGTTGGTGGGGCTGGCGGGGCCGGGGATGCCGGTGGGATTGCCTTTGACGGGTCTGCCGACCCACCAGGCGCAGGCGTTGACCGACGTGTACGCGGTGTGGTTGACCCTGGCGGACCTGGAGCGTTCGGGTACCTTGGCCCAGGCGCTGCTGTTTCCCCTGATGCGGCGGTTGCGCCAGACGGAACATCTACTGGTGATCACGGCAGGCCAGCGTCGGGTGCAGGAGCGGTTACGGCATTTGCTGCTGCTGTTGATGCAGGAAGTGGGGCAGCCGGTGGAGCAGGGGGTGCGCCTGGAGGTGCGCTTGACCCATCAGAGCCTGGCCAACGCCATCGGCACCAGTCGCGTGACCTGCACCCGCCTGCTGGGACGATTTCAGGACTGGGGCTGGATTACCTGGGGCCCCGACCGCCATCTGGTGATTCTGCCGGCCATGCCCCGAACCGGAGACGGTAGGATAGAAGGGTAG
- the ftsH gene encoding ATP-dependent zinc metalloprotease FtsH, with amino-acid sequence MAVPQQVLPKQRWWWAVMLGLTLTTATPGQAQVRPTGQLQLSYSELLQKIRQNQVAEMAILRQRQVARVRLKDRPAQDPPLEVQLFDQNPELLRQVRQAGVKLTVVDQPANDALMGLLANLLVGLILLVLVVALLRRLSNAPGGPGQALSFGQTRARFQVAAKTGVKFDDVAGIEEAKEELQEIVTFLKYPDRFTAVGARIPRGVLLIGPPGTGKTLLAKAIAGEAGVPFLSISGSEFVELFVGVGASRVRDLFRKAKEQAPCIVFIDEIDAVGRQRGIGIGGGNDEREQTLNQLLTEMDGFEGNTGVIVIAATNRPDVLDGALLRPGRFDRQVFVDLPTFQGRLAILRVHARDKKLAPEVSLETIARRTPGFSGAALANLLNEAAILTARRRKEAITPAEIEDAIDRITIGLTLNPLMDGKKKRLIAYHEIGHALLIALLPHTDPLNKVTIIPRSGGVGGFSQQIFNEERVDSGLYTRAWLYSQMVATLGGRAAEAEVFGESEVTVGASNDLQTVTQLAREMVTRYGMSELGLVALDEPTDWWQRPNYSDELAHQVDELVRAMIQKAYQQARELLRAHRPLMDQLVERLLEQETIEGEEFYRIVRDYQAQHQPLPVG; translated from the coding sequence ATGGCCGTACCGCAACAGGTCCTGCCCAAACAGCGGTGGTGGTGGGCGGTGATGCTGGGTTTAACCCTGACCACGGCTACGCCCGGGCAAGCCCAGGTGCGGCCAACGGGACAATTGCAACTGAGCTACAGCGAACTGCTGCAAAAAATTCGCCAGAATCAGGTAGCGGAAATGGCCATTCTCCGGCAGCGGCAGGTGGCGCGGGTGCGGCTGAAGGACCGACCGGCCCAGGACCCTCCCCTGGAGGTGCAACTGTTTGACCAGAACCCGGAACTGCTGCGGCAGGTGCGCCAAGCGGGGGTGAAGTTGACGGTGGTGGACCAGCCCGCCAACGATGCCCTGATGGGACTCCTGGCCAACCTGCTGGTGGGTTTGATCCTGCTGGTGCTGGTGGTGGCCCTACTGCGGCGCCTGAGCAATGCACCGGGGGGACCGGGTCAGGCCTTGAGCTTTGGGCAAACGCGGGCGCGGTTTCAGGTGGCGGCCAAAACCGGTGTGAAGTTTGATGACGTGGCCGGCATTGAAGAGGCCAAGGAGGAACTCCAGGAAATCGTCACGTTTTTGAAGTATCCCGACCGGTTTACAGCGGTGGGGGCGCGGATTCCCCGGGGGGTGTTGCTGATTGGCCCACCGGGTACGGGGAAAACGCTGCTGGCCAAGGCTATTGCCGGCGAAGCAGGGGTGCCTTTTTTGAGCATTTCTGGCTCGGAATTTGTGGAGTTGTTTGTGGGGGTAGGGGCATCGCGGGTGCGGGATTTGTTCCGCAAGGCCAAAGAACAGGCCCCCTGCATTGTCTTTATTGACGAAATCGATGCGGTGGGGCGGCAGCGGGGCATCGGCATTGGCGGCGGTAACGACGAGCGGGAGCAAACCCTCAACCAACTGCTGACGGAAATGGACGGGTTTGAGGGCAATACTGGCGTAATCGTCATTGCCGCTACCAACCGGCCCGATGTCCTCGACGGTGCGCTGCTGCGACCGGGGCGCTTTGACCGGCAGGTGTTTGTGGATTTACCCACGTTCCAAGGACGACTGGCCATCCTGCGGGTCCATGCCCGGGACAAAAAACTGGCGCCGGAGGTTTCCCTGGAAACCATTGCCCGACGCACACCGGGGTTTTCGGGAGCGGCCTTAGCCAATTTGCTCAATGAGGCGGCGATCCTGACGGCACGGCGGCGCAAGGAGGCCATTACCCCTGCTGAAATCGAGGACGCCATTGACCGCATCACCATCGGCCTGACCCTAAACCCCCTGATGGACGGCAAGAAAAAGCGCCTGATTGCCTACCACGAAATCGGCCATGCCCTATTGATTGCCCTATTGCCCCATACCGACCCCTTGAACAAAGTCACCATCATTCCCCGCTCTGGCGGTGTAGGGGGCTTTAGCCAGCAAATTTTCAACGAAGAGCGCGTGGACAGTGGGCTATACACCCGGGCTTGGTTGTACAGCCAAATGGTGGCAACCCTGGGGGGACGGGCAGCAGAAGCGGAGGTGTTCGGCGAAAGCGAGGTCACCGTAGGAGCCAGCAACGACCTCCAGACCGTCACCCAGCTGGCCCGGGAGATGGTCACCCGCTACGGCATGTCGGAGTTGGGTCTGGTGGCCCTGGACGAACCGACCGACTGGTGGCAACGGCCCAACTACTCCGATGAACTGGCCCACCAAGTGGACGAGCTGGTGCGGGCCATGATCCAAAAGGCCTACCAACAGGCCCGGGAACTCCTGCGCGCCCATCGGCCCCTGATGGACCAGTTGGTGGAACGATTGCTCGAACAAGAGACCATCGAAGGGGAAGAGTTTTACCGGATCGTGCGGGACTACCAAGCCCAGCACCAGCCTTTACCCGTGGGCTAA
- a CDS encoding aspartate aminotransferase family protein: protein MTTLLESPALMKTYSRLPVRLVRGQGCRVWDDQGREYLDFVAGIATCTLGHAHPRLVQAISEQIQQLHHVSNLYHIPEQEELAAVLTRHSCADRVFLANSGAEANEGAIKLARKYAHVVKGYTQPVIITAQGSFHGRTLAALTATGQAKYQQHFDPLVPGFVYVPYNDLAALTRTVLELEEVAAILLEPVQGEGGVRPGERDYFQGVRRLCDERGILLILDEVQTGMGRTGHWWAYEHLGIEPDIFTSAKGLGGGIPIGAVLCKEPYSVFQPGDHASTYGGNPLACRAALTVCQVIEEENLLTNVRQRGEQLRRGLAALVDRYPEICQGVRGWGLIQGLVLQPDGPWQALEVVRRALVQGLLLVPAGPQVVRFVPPLIVSAAEVAEALERLEVALAHG, encoded by the coding sequence ATGACCACCCTGTTGGAGTCGCCCGCTTTGATGAAGACCTACAGCCGTTTGCCGGTGCGGCTGGTGCGGGGGCAGGGTTGTCGGGTATGGGATGACCAGGGCCGGGAATATCTAGACTTCGTGGCCGGGATTGCCACCTGTACGTTGGGGCATGCCCACCCACGCCTGGTGCAGGCTATTAGCGAACAAATCCAGCAACTCCACCACGTCTCCAACCTCTACCACATCCCGGAGCAGGAGGAGCTGGCGGCGGTGTTGACCCGGCATTCCTGCGCCGACCGGGTGTTTTTGGCCAATTCAGGGGCGGAGGCCAACGAGGGGGCCATCAAACTGGCGCGCAAATATGCCCATGTGGTCAAGGGCTACACTCAGCCGGTGATCATCACGGCCCAGGGGAGTTTTCACGGACGCACCCTGGCGGCTCTGACGGCTACGGGACAAGCGAAGTACCAGCAGCACTTTGACCCGCTGGTGCCGGGCTTTGTCTATGTGCCTTACAACGACCTGGCGGCCCTGACCCGCACGGTGCTGGAGCTGGAGGAGGTGGCGGCAATTTTGCTGGAGCCGGTGCAGGGGGAAGGGGGGGTGCGTCCAGGGGAACGGGATTACTTCCAAGGGGTGCGCCGCCTGTGTGATGAACGGGGGATTTTGCTCATCCTGGATGAGGTGCAAACGGGGATGGGACGCACGGGCCACTGGTGGGCCTACGAACACCTGGGCATTGAACCTGATATTTTCACGTCAGCGAAGGGCCTAGGGGGGGGGATTCCCATCGGTGCGGTGCTGTGCAAAGAACCCTACAGCGTTTTTCAGCCGGGTGACCACGCCAGTACCTACGGCGGTAATCCCCTGGCCTGCCGGGCTGCCTTGACCGTGTGCCAGGTCATCGAAGAAGAGAATTTGCTCACCAACGTCCGGCAGCGGGGGGAGCAGTTGCGCCGGGGATTGGCCGCCTTGGTGGACCGTTACCCGGAGATATGCCAAGGGGTACGGGGCTGGGGATTGATTCAAGGGCTGGTGCTGCAGCCGGATGGCCCTTGGCAGGCGCTAGAGGTCGTTCGCCGGGCGCTGGTGCAAGGGTTATTGTTGGTCCCGGCGGGTCCCCAGGTGGTGCGCTTTGTCCCCCCCCTGATTGTCAGCGCGGCGGAAGTGGCCGAAGCCCTGGAGCGTCTAGAGGTGGCCTTAGCCCACGGGTAA